The segment ctctctctctctctctctctctctctctctctttctttctttctctttttctttcttttttctttcattggttttttgaaacagaatccttctgtagtcctggctgtcctggaactcactctgacaatcaggctggcttcaaaatcagaaatccacctgcctctgtctcctgagtgctgggactaaaggcatgggccaccactgcccagctcatacaaaattttttattggatgtcATCAATTGCAGCTCATACCTAGAAAGAGTGAATCAATGTCTGTGAttggtctctgacctccacaagtatgCTGTGGAgatcatacacacatgaacagacactAGTAACTAAATAAGTGTAACTAACTAATGAAAAGACcatccatggggttggggatttagctcagtggtagagcgcttgcctagaaagcgcaaggccctgggttcggtcctcagctccgaaaaaaagaaagaaagaaaaaaaaaaaaatccatgcatTGCTGCTTCCTGCTTTGGACTATTTCCCCACTCAGCATTTCTTCACTACCCAATCAACACTGAGCCTGGGAAGGTCCTAAACATGACATCACAGTTCCCTCCTGGCTACATGCCTTTGTGCCTGCCGTTCCCTTTGCCTGGAGTGGTTAAGCATTCTAAAAACTTAAGCTTAGATGCTGTATCCTTACTTTTCACATTGACTGACTCTTTTATTCTTGTTAGATAGACTGTCAACAACCTAAGGAAAGGCCAAGGGACTAGAAAAATCGCTACCAGAACCACAGTGAAATAAATAGGAATTCTCTGTGATTAGAGTAGGGAGTGAAAATGAGAGAGAAGATACTGATGAGGAGAGAGTGGTGGTGCACATTCAGGGCAGAGGCAAGTAGagggtctctgtaagttcaagaccagcctgctacatagtgagttctaggataaccAGAATTACatggaaagaccctgtctcaaaaaacaaaaacaaacaaacaaaataaagtgcTAGTGAGAATAGAAGACAATGTAAAGCCCCAGTTGTGACTATAAAATGGGACATCAGTTTGGAGTTTCTCCAAAACACTTACCGTGGAGCTATTCTATATTCCATGAGTGACTGTATTCTCAATAGTACTAAAATGCATGCCCACACAGAGACTAGTGTTAAGAACAGCATAATTTCCTTTtgggtttcttttcctctttagggagacagggtctcattatgtagccttggctggcctgaagctcaaTACGCAAATAAGGCTACCTTGTGGAGATCTGCCCACCttggcctccccagtgctgggattaaaggtatgcagcaCCAGACCAGGCTGAAACAGCATAATTTCTAATCACCCAAAGTGAAATCCAACTAAATGTCAACCCAATGGTAAGCAGATACATAAAAATATGGAATACTCATCCAAGAATAttattcaacaataaaaagaactgAAATAATGCTGCTTCATGATAAACGTTAAAAAGCTTATCGCGAGTCAAAGAAGCCTGTCACAAAGAACGGCATACTGTAGCAATGTCCAGAACAGGCAAACCACCAGAGATAGAAAGCAGACTTGTAAAGGCCTGGCAACCTGGAATATAATGTATTTGTGGAACTCAGGGTAGTTTCACAGCTGGGTAAACAGACTAAAAGTAACTTAGTTATATGTTTTCAATGAGTGAAATATATGGTGACATgtgactgatatatatatatatatatatatatatatatatatatatatattttttttttttttttggttcttttttttcggagctggggaccgaacccagggccttgtgcttgctaggcaagcgctctaccactgagctaaatccccaaccctgtgactGATATTTTAATACTGTCATATATTTTGGAGGTGGTTTCAGATCTTGCTGTGTAGTCCTAGATGACctgaactcactatataacccaGGAATGTTGGCGTGCTGCATACTCTCTTCAGATCTATCCAGCTCTCTATACATAGTGGGACAGGGCATTTGCTTTTGAACCTAAGGCCTCTTGGTACATTTTAGGACAGAACTGAAGAAACTTGGAACTGGAACAGCAAAGCCAAAACACAAAACCTCGACTGTAGACAGCATCACTGCAAGTATCTCATCCTATCTAATCTGTGTCATAGCAAAAGTCATTAAGGTATACGATGTGTCCAAGGTCACCAGTCAGATGAAGTCCCAACCCTAATTGTCCTGACACTGGACCACCATATTCCCCAGATCTCACCTTTAAATCCTATCTGACTACCAGGGATCATGGCTTGgaatgtttgggttttgtttctgtctGGATCACCTCCGAAGTTCAAAGTGGTCAGTAAGCCGACGACGTGAGGCCCTTGCCACTTCCCTGTGACTGTCTCATTCATGGGGCACAGACTTAGCTGGCCAAAAGATCTCAAGAAGGTAACCCAATCCTGTGTACAAAAAGGAGAATGACAGAGAGGTGAGGTGAGCAGCAGAGGCGAGTACATACCACAGGGTAGGTGAGTATGTACCAGAAGGGAGAGCACCCCAGGTACTTAcctggggaatgtcagggctacGAAGGCCAGTTGTGTGGGTGAGGAGGAAGCCACCAAGGCCCAGACCTGAGAGGCCAAGGAGCAGCAGGATCAAAGTGGCACAGACCAAAGGTGGGTGATGAGCCAGACAGAGATGCAAGTTGTGCCCTGCCTGGCAGCTGCCCATGGGGAGCAGAGGGGTCTGGGCCTCTGTGGAGTGCCTGCTGGAGGACAGTAAGGAAGAACTGGACAAGAGCCTGCTGGTCAGAAGGCACTCACCCATGTTATGCAAAGGTAAGCTAAAGCTAGAAGACAATGAATTTGCTCAAGGACACACAGAAAGTGGCAGAGCCAGGACCAAAATCCAAGACTCTATACTCCAAAAGTCCCCCTCCTTACAACTAAAAAAGGCTTTCTTTCGTTTCTGAAATATCCAAAGGAGAAGCAGGGAAGAGCGTTCTGTACTAGCAAATGGGACATCGAATTCTCAGCTGGACAAAGAGGAAGCAGTTCATCTGGGGTTAGGCTTTGGCAACCAAGACAGAATCCACACCGGAAGTATCTGGGTTCAGAGTTCCTACTTTGGAGGTAAGCTAACTAGTCAGATAGGATGGGTGGTGCTAAGTGCAACCAAGCCAGTTGGTTGTCCGTGAGGTTAGGATGGCGAGAAAGGAAATTCTAAGAACACCAAATGAGGATTCGACTGGGCACCAGTTTGCTCGGAACTTGGCCACGCAGGAATTCAACAGACGTccagctcttttctttttataggtGTCATACTGATCCTTAAGACCAGAAGCCAGTAGAAAAAATACTGTAGCTCAGGGACTCTAATATATAAGTGGTCTAAAATCCGTCTTCAACTTCCGAGTACCCTATTCCAGGCAAGAAGCGATAGACTGATGAAAATATACATCTGGAAGGCAGGAGATCAGTATAAGGTGTGGGGGGAGAGCGTGGTAAAGTGTGGAAGCCACTGGGAAACACAGGTGTCACATATGCTCGGCCTCTACGTGGCCCCACGTCCCGGCATTTCTGCAagggggagggtaggaggagggagagcagagcCTAAAGGGCAGTAGCGGCTGGTGCATCTGGGCCTCCCGTCCTCCCCAAAGCCCCCTCCAGAAATATCTCGACACCCGCATCCCTTCCCGAGCGGCTTCAGTCCGTTCGCCACTAGCTCTCACCGCTTGCAGCCGGGCGGAGACCGGCGCCCCGTGACGTCATGGGCGGCGCGGCGAGGGGCGGgacccgcgcgcgcgcgcgcgcccgctACGGCCCCGCCCCAGTCCGTCCAGACGCGCATGCGGGGTGAACATGGGAGTGGAGAGACTTGCTGGCTACTCCCCGGCCTGAGTCAGGCCGAACCAAAAAAAGAATTCACCCTAGGGGCCAAGAGGAGGAGGTAACTCGTGAGGAGGTGATAAAACTAGCAACGGGCGAAAGAGGTCGTGCTAGCCGTTTTGGACATCTGAGGGTCTCCCTCCCGAGAGAGCACAGGAAGGTCAGAACCTCACCAAAGTCACTTTTCTGATGTTCGGGACCCACCGGTGCCATTCGCACTCCCCGGCCGCGCCCAGGTTTCCGGGAAGGTCTTGGGATCCTCTGGGAAGTATGGGACTTTACTCCTCCTCGCTGAGAGTATTATAGGTTCTGCTCTTCTCTGCCCTCTTAAATGCTTACGGTCTACACACCTTGCACTTGGCCTTTGGCTCCTAAGAGGTTCCTAAGTGCCCAGGACCCTAGAGTTGCAAGGTTGTTCAACCGGGAGCGTCTCTTCTCACTT is part of the Rattus norvegicus strain BN/NHsdMcwi chromosome 1, GRCr8, whole genome shotgun sequence genome and harbors:
- the Tmem219 gene encoding insulin-like growth factor-binding protein 3 receptor isoform X2, whose protein sequence is MRVWTDWGGAVAGARARAGPAPRRAAHDVTGRRSPPGCKRHSTEAQTPLLPMGSCQAGHNLHLCLAHHPPLVCATLILLLLGLSGLGLGGFLLTHTTGLRSPDIPQDWVTFLRSFGQLSLCPMNETVTGKWQGPHVVGLLTTLNFGGDPDRNKTQTFQAMIPGSQIGFKEIAGESVLVTARVASGRTPGTCLYFSGIPKILPSSQPPISCSEEGAGNATLSPMMGEECVIVWSHERFVLTKLLTSEELALCGSRLLVLGSFLVLLCGFLCCATAACFHPRPEFHWSRARL
- the Tmem219 gene encoding insulin-like growth factor-binding protein 3 receptor isoform X5; protein product: MRVWTDWGGAVAGARARAGPAPRRAAHDVTGRRSPPGCKRRHSTEAQTPLLPMGSCQAGHNLHLCLAHHPPLVCATLILLLLGLSGLGLGGFLLTHTTGLRSPDIPQDWVTFLRSFGQLSLCPMNETVTGKWQGPHVVGLLTTLNFGGDPDRNKTQTFQAMIPGSQIGFKGFLSVALAVLELTLLTKLVSDSEICLPLPSECWHSRDCRRVCPCYSQSGLRKDSRDLPVF
- the Tmem219 gene encoding insulin-like growth factor-binding protein 3 receptor isoform X7, with translation MRLSSWLRVLCCFSRHSTEAQTPLLPMGSCQAGHNLHLCLAHHPPLVCATLILLLLGLSGLGLGGFLLTHTTGLRSPDIPQDWVTFLRSFGQLSLCPMNETVTGKWQGPHVVGLLTTLNFGGDPDRNKTQTFQAMIPGSQIGFKDIPEEDIGSHYRWL
- the Tmem219 gene encoding insulin-like growth factor-binding protein 3 receptor isoform X1; the protein is MRVWTDWGGAVAGARARAGPAPRRAAHDVTGRRSPPGCKRRHSTEAQTPLLPMGSCQAGHNLHLCLAHHPPLVCATLILLLLGLSGLGLGGFLLTHTTGLRSPDIPQDWVTFLRSFGQLSLCPMNETVTGKWQGPHVVGLLTTLNFGGDPDRNKTQTFQAMIPGSQIGFKEIAGESVLVTARVASGRTPGTCLYFSGIPKILPSSQPPISCSEEGAGNATLSPMMGEECVIVWSHERFVLTKLLTSEELALCGSRLLVLGSFLVLLCGFLCCATAACFHPRPEFHWSRARL
- the Tmem219 gene encoding insulin-like growth factor-binding protein 3 receptor isoform X6, with product MRVWTDWGGAVAGARARAGPAPRRAAHDVTGRRSPPGCKRRHSTEAQTPLLPMGSCQAGHNLHLCLAHHPPLVCATLILLLLGLSGLGLGGFLLTHTTGLRSPDIPQDWVTFLRSFGQLSLCPMNETVTGKWQGPHVVGLLTTLNFGGDPDRNKTQTFQAMIPGSQIGFKDIPEEDIGSHYRWL